From Triticum aestivum cultivar Chinese Spring chromosome 4A, IWGSC CS RefSeq v2.1, whole genome shotgun sequence, a single genomic window includes:
- the LOC123082739 gene encoding wall-associated receptor kinase 5-like, with product MAAAAGATFDGSISLPGCPDKHGDVPIPYPFSIGVDCGASSRNSSFNLICNGKTDPPRLMVGHPEAVAELADISLEHSEMRVLSPVSHICFKSNITFTKFTRGYEMQDTPFLPSPWRNHFIVIGCNTLGLIGSYKGAASQYVAGWYSYCDGVNNTSDGAPCAGMGCCEAAIPANLTTFEVISEMNQSKVWGFNLCFYTIVAEVGWYNFRQQDLIGSLGFINDRALGGVAKNGSCPEEGKDTPNDCACICANSHCMATNNGPGYLCQCSKGYEGNPYLLNGCQDTDECALRKQDPKYEDLYPCRKGVCHNTPGSYLCKCKTGNRSGGTNFRCKSLHSPTEKLVIGLSVYVSATVVMAFTCMLLMQFQRKRHKRENDEYFKQNGGLKLYDEMRSRHVDTIRILTEKETNRATDNYNENRVIGCGDHGVSTVMVIFIASIFFPAVGTLAGASSGRSTLLPDCPDKCGNVSIPYPFGIGAHCAAISLNSYFNLDCDSTVDPPRPTAGGSEDTVEIADISLKHGEMRVYSPVNHICFTSNTTFTKFTTWYDLKHTPFLPSPSRNHFTVIGCDTLGLITGYKETAGQYVTGCYSNCEGINSTSEGAPCAGMGCCEVAIPTNLISLEIIFEMKQSRVSNFNPCFYSMVAEIGWCTFRQQDLNGVLGFIDGRAKRGAPVVVDWAIRNGSCPQKGNATPTDYACISANSYCMAPNNGPGYLCQCSGGYEGNPYLLNGCQG from the exons ATGGCAGCAGCGGCCGGAGCCACATTCGACGGCTCCATTTCGTTGCCAGGCTGCCCTGACAAGCACGGCGACGTGCCCATCCCATACCCCTTCAGCATTGGGGTAGACTGCGGCGCGAGCAGCCGGAACAGCTCCTTCAACCTCATCTGCAACGGCAAAACCGATCCACCACGGCTAATGGTTGGTCATCCCGAAGCAGTAGCTGAGCTCGCAGACATCTCACTGGAGCACAGCGAGATGCGCGTGCTCAGCCCTGTCAGCCACATCTGCTTCAAGTCAAACATCACATTCACCAAGTTCACCAGAGGGTATGAAATGCAGGACACACCCTTCCTCCCCTCCCCATGGCGCAACCACTTCATAGTCATCGGCTGTAACACCCTGGGGCTCATCGGCAGTTACAAGGGCGCCGCAAGCCAGTACGTGGCGGGCTGGTACTCCTACTGCGATGGTGTCAACAACACGTCggatggcgcaccatgtgctgggaTGGGCTGCTGCGAGGCTGCCATCCCAGCCAACCTCACCACCTTTGAGGTCATTTCTGAGATGAACCAGAGCAAGGTATGGGGCTTCAACCTGTGCTTCTACACCATAGTGGCCGAGGTTGGGTGGTACAATTTCAGGCAGCAGGACCTCATCGGCAGCCTTGGGTTTATCAATGATCGAGCCCTGGGGGGTGTTGCCAAGAATGGCTCATGCCCAGAGGAGGGGAAGGACACACCTAATGACTGCGCCTGCATCTGTGCAAACAGCCACTGCATGGCTACAAACAATGGTCCAGGGTACTTATGCCAGTGCTCCAAAGGATATGAGGGAAATCCTTATCTTCTGAATGGCTGCCAAG ACACAGATGAGTGTGCATTGCGTAAGCAGGACCCCAAGTATGAAGATTTGTATCCGTGCAGAAAAGGGGTCTGCCACAACACACCAGGAAGCTATTTATGCAAATGCAAGACAGGAAATAGATCTGGCGGTACAAATTTTCGGTGCAAATCTCTGCATTCACCAACTGAGAAATTGGTTATTG GCCTCAGTGTTTATGTTTCTGCAACTGTGGTGATGGCCTTCACATGCATGTTGCTCATGCAATTTCAAAGAAAAAGGCACAAGAGGGAGAACGATGAGTATTTCAAACAAAATGGAGGTCTCAAGTTATATGATGAGATGAGGTCAAGGCATGTCGACACAATCCGCATACTTACAGAGAAAGAGACAAATAGAGCCACCGACAACTACAATGAAAATCGAGTTATTGGATGTGGTGATCATG GTGTGTCGacagtcatggtgatcttcatagCAAGCATCTTCTTCCCAGCAGTGGGAACACTTGCCGGAGCCTCTTCTGGACGGTCCACATTGTTGCCAGATTGCCCTGACAAGTGCGGCAACGTATCCATCCCATACCCCTTCGGGATTGGCGCGCACTGTGCTGCAATCAGCCTGAACAGCTACTTCAACCTCGATTGTGACAGCACGGTCGATCCACCAAGGCCAACTGCCGGTGGTTCAGAAGATACAGTTGAGATCGCCGACATCTCACTGAAGCATGGCGAGATGCGCGTATACAGCCCCGTCAACCACATATGTTTCACCTCGAACACCACATTCACCAAGTTCACCACATGGTACGATCTGAAGCACACGCCCTTCCTCCCGTCACCGTCACGCAACCATTTCACAGTCATTGGCTGTGACACCCTAGGGCTCATCACCGGCTACAAAGAAACCGCAGGCCAGTATGTGACTGGCTGCTACTCGAACTGCGAGGGCATCAACAGCACGTCTGAGGGCGCGCCATGCGCTGGGATGGGCTGCTGTGAGGTTGCCATCCCCACCAATCTCATCTCCTTGGAGATCATATTTGAGATGAAGCAGAGCAGGGTATCAAACTTCAACCCATGCTTCTACTCCATGGTGGCTGAGATTGGGTGGTGCACCTTCAGGCAGCAGGACCTCAACGGCGTACTTGGGTTCATCGATGGTCGAGCGAAGAGGGGTGCCCCCGTTGTCGTCGACTGGGCCATTAGGAATGGTTCATGCCCACAGAAGGGGAATGCCACACCTACTGACTATGCTTGCATCAGTGCAAACAGCTATTGCATGGCCCCTAACAATGGTCCAGGATACTTATGCCAGTGCTCTGGAGGATATGAGGGCAATCCTTATCTTCTTAACGGCTGTCAAGGTTGA